From one Rhopalosiphum padi isolate XX-2018 chromosome 2, ASM2088224v1, whole genome shotgun sequence genomic stretch:
- the LOC132921176 gene encoding testis-expressed protein 2 isoform X2 yields the protein MSFSVRFNAEDEEVEGLCTTPTKIQSTGSTDEQLKTPEQSFGNSQYLGLFGLKRSTSLDAEYSPCDTTIKRLDSFLSDIKEGLWRSDSGGDLSMASKKTDDSGQDDDSVSIISNEIDEAEEEEQIHYNVIDRHLFGIRRRYTKMTEKNTPVDNVETAKDALEDLELKSNTPEVIKYDCSENELLKPKDKMKYIIFILFGITGCYVSYKFIPIYINTFMLGSLIAFKFRHVLEMFTTEDFRKNQFLPNLDYIPDNEATIIRSLKGLYDLDPRLMLFKGWMNQFLYDYRPETYRLSLTISVYVRLKGSILIMSYPYYKVPKRSLYNETKPKLLFVKECMYKLSKCKITLLPQNLVNKRKWSKKYPICIELNSDSLIGVRRSLKFRKFIQGPDEWMCKDYVTPSLQAQSYYEEMLECGISDMKDDYDFKNEANYSENKQNEKKKLKTDVNQTDSKNDRKINESAPCTSKNADKSNDFEEENEVDGEWKTDSDKIYLFARNDPEKELWFHRLNLSSAFDVVAADELTNKKKQNVEEHNKFIKAYLGYLFNVYELSNYPVLTDQKKKENLIAAQINEISDDQQYLWLNMLLGRVCFDYLQNPIILEMIADKFQRKLNAIRLPKVMDMLVIRSLCFGKGEIPSIRSVSKPWIDHRGIWFEVDISYNGSFQASVDTKLNLMKLKKEETRQQKEEVRSAVYDSNQEDSGETSNDEGHTREDVNFAERLFEQQSLNDPPPPQGSRITRFMENCSSGFLELKFVRKVFENVAKKELTLVIDVKQIVGTLIINLPPPPTDRVWVSFKGSPQINFEAKPKVNDTNVPLMDVLTKALHNILIKEFEKVIVLPNMIDFSIPLMNSEY from the exons ATGTCGTTTTCGGTACGATTTAATGCAGAAGATGAAGAGGTAGAAGGATTGTGTACTACTCCCACAAAAATACAATCAACAG ggtCAACTGatgaacaattaaaaacacCTGAACAATCCTTTGGAAATTCTCAATATTTAGGTTTATTTGGATTAAAAAGATCAACTAGCTTAGATGCTGAATATTCACCTTGTGATACAACTATTAAGCGCCTTGATAGTTTTCTATCAGATATTAAAGAAGGATTGTGGAGGAGCGATAGTGGTGGTGATTTAAGCATGGCGTCAaa gaAAACTGATGACTCTGGCCAAGATGATGATTCTGTTTCTATAATATCTAATGAAATTGATGAAGCAGAAGAAGAAGAACAAattcattataatgttattgataGACATTTGTTTGGTATTCGCCGCAGATACACAAAAATGACAGAAAAAAACACACCAGTAGATAATGTAGAGACAGCAAAAGACGCTTTAGAAGACTTAGAGCTGAAATCAAATACACCAgaagtaattaaatatgattgctCAGAAAATGAACTTCTAAAACCAAaagataaaatgaaatatattatatttattttgtttggtaTAACTGGATGTTATGTTAGCTACAAATTTATTCcaatatatata aatacTTTTATGCTTGGTAGTCTTATTGCATTTAAGTTTAGACATGTCTTAGAAATGTTTACAACTGAAGATTTTAGAAAAAATCAGTTCCTACCTAATTTAGATTATATTCCTGATAATGAAGCTACTATTATACGATCATTGAAAGGTTTATATGATCTTGATCCACGCTTGATGTTGTTTAaa gGATGGATGAACCAATTTCTCTATGATTATCGCCCAGAAACTTATCGACTTTCACTTACAATTTCTGTGTATGTTAGATTAAAAGGATCAATACTTATTATGTCTTATCCATATTATAAAGTTCCTAAAAGATCTTTATACAATGAAACCAAAcctaaattattgtttgttaaagAGTGCATGTACAAGTTgtcaaaatgtaaaattactttattacctcaaaatttagtaaataaaag aaaatggaGTAAAAAATACCCTATTTGTATAGAATTAAACTCAGATTCATTAATTGGTGTTAGACGctcattaaaatttagaaaatttattCAAGGACCAGATGAGTGGATGTGTAAAGATTATGTTACACCGTCATTACAAgctc AGTCATATTACGAGGAAATGTTGGAATGTGGCATATCAGATATGAAAGATGATTATGACTTTAAAAATGAAGCTAATTATTCTGAAAATAAgcaaaatgaaaagaaaaaattaaagactgat gTGAACCAAACTGATTCCAAAAATGACCGTAAAATAAATGAATCAGCGCCATGTACATCAAAAAATGCTGATAAATCAAATGACTTTGAAGAAGAAAATGAAGTAGATGGTGAATGGAAAACTGAttccgataaaatatatttatttgctaGAAATGACCCAGAAAAGGAATTATGGTTTCACCGATTAAATCTTTCTTCTGCATTTGATGTGGTAGCTGCTGATGAATTGACCAATAAGAAAAAGCAAAATGTAGAAGAACACAACAAATTTATCAAAGCTTATCTTGGTTATCTATTTAATGTTTACGAATTATCTAATTATCCAGTATTGactgatcaaaaaaaaaaagag aatTTGATTGCTGctcaaattaatgaaatttctgATGATCAACAGTATTTATGGTTAAATATGCTTTTGGGCCGTGTATGTTTTGATTACTTACAAAATCCTATAATACTTGAAATGATTGCTGACAAATTTCAAAGAAAGTTAAATGCTATAAGG ttACCAAAAGTAATGGATATGCTTGTGATTCGGAGCTTATGTTTTGGAAAGGGTGAGATTCCTTCTATACGCAGTGTATCAAAACCTTGGATAGATCATCGAGGAATATGGTTTGAAGTTGACATTTCTTATAATGGATCATTTCAAGCATCAGTTGATACTAAACTTAAccttatgaaattaaaaaaagaagaaactCGACAACAAAAAGAAGAAGT aaGAAGTGCTGTGTATGATTCTAATCAAGAAGATAGTGGTGAGACATCAAATGACGAAGGCCATACACGAGAGGATGTTAATTTTGCAGAAAGATTGTTTGAACAGCAGTCCTTAAATGATCCACCTCCACCACAAGGAAGCCGTATCACAAGGTTTATGGAAAATTGCTCTTCTGGTTTTCTTGAACTGAAATTTGTtagaaaagtttttgaaaatgttgctAAGAAGGAACTAACTCTTGTTATCGATGTGAAACAAATAGTTGGGACACTTATAATCAATTTGCCTCCACCGCCCACCGATCGTGTTTg GGTTTCTTTCAAAGGAAGTCCACAGATAAACTTTGAAGCTAAGCCAAAAGTAAATGATACTAATGTTCCACTCATGGATGTTCTTACTAAagctttacataatattttaattaaagaattTGAA AAAGTTATTGTTCTACCAAATATGATTGATTTTTCTATACCATTGATGAAtagtgaatattaa
- the LOC132921176 gene encoding testis-expressed protein 2 isoform X1 has protein sequence MELSKTRRTVGKEKMSFSVRFNAEDEEVEGLCTTPTKIQSTGSTDEQLKTPEQSFGNSQYLGLFGLKRSTSLDAEYSPCDTTIKRLDSFLSDIKEGLWRSDSGGDLSMASKKTDDSGQDDDSVSIISNEIDEAEEEEQIHYNVIDRHLFGIRRRYTKMTEKNTPVDNVETAKDALEDLELKSNTPEVIKYDCSENELLKPKDKMKYIIFILFGITGCYVSYKFIPIYINTFMLGSLIAFKFRHVLEMFTTEDFRKNQFLPNLDYIPDNEATIIRSLKGLYDLDPRLMLFKGWMNQFLYDYRPETYRLSLTISVYVRLKGSILIMSYPYYKVPKRSLYNETKPKLLFVKECMYKLSKCKITLLPQNLVNKRKWSKKYPICIELNSDSLIGVRRSLKFRKFIQGPDEWMCKDYVTPSLQAQSYYEEMLECGISDMKDDYDFKNEANYSENKQNEKKKLKTDVNQTDSKNDRKINESAPCTSKNADKSNDFEEENEVDGEWKTDSDKIYLFARNDPEKELWFHRLNLSSAFDVVAADELTNKKKQNVEEHNKFIKAYLGYLFNVYELSNYPVLTDQKKKENLIAAQINEISDDQQYLWLNMLLGRVCFDYLQNPIILEMIADKFQRKLNAIRLPKVMDMLVIRSLCFGKGEIPSIRSVSKPWIDHRGIWFEVDISYNGSFQASVDTKLNLMKLKKEETRQQKEEVRSAVYDSNQEDSGETSNDEGHTREDVNFAERLFEQQSLNDPPPPQGSRITRFMENCSSGFLELKFVRKVFENVAKKELTLVIDVKQIVGTLIINLPPPPTDRVWVSFKGSPQINFEAKPKVNDTNVPLMDVLTKALHNILIKEFEKVIVLPNMIDFSIPLMNSEY, from the exons ATGGAGTTGTCAAAAACTCGAAGAACTGTGGGAAAGG AGAAAATGTCGTTTTCGGTACGATTTAATGCAGAAGATGAAGAGGTAGAAGGATTGTGTACTACTCCCACAAAAATACAATCAACAG ggtCAACTGatgaacaattaaaaacacCTGAACAATCCTTTGGAAATTCTCAATATTTAGGTTTATTTGGATTAAAAAGATCAACTAGCTTAGATGCTGAATATTCACCTTGTGATACAACTATTAAGCGCCTTGATAGTTTTCTATCAGATATTAAAGAAGGATTGTGGAGGAGCGATAGTGGTGGTGATTTAAGCATGGCGTCAaa gaAAACTGATGACTCTGGCCAAGATGATGATTCTGTTTCTATAATATCTAATGAAATTGATGAAGCAGAAGAAGAAGAACAAattcattataatgttattgataGACATTTGTTTGGTATTCGCCGCAGATACACAAAAATGACAGAAAAAAACACACCAGTAGATAATGTAGAGACAGCAAAAGACGCTTTAGAAGACTTAGAGCTGAAATCAAATACACCAgaagtaattaaatatgattgctCAGAAAATGAACTTCTAAAACCAAaagataaaatgaaatatattatatttattttgtttggtaTAACTGGATGTTATGTTAGCTACAAATTTATTCcaatatatata aatacTTTTATGCTTGGTAGTCTTATTGCATTTAAGTTTAGACATGTCTTAGAAATGTTTACAACTGAAGATTTTAGAAAAAATCAGTTCCTACCTAATTTAGATTATATTCCTGATAATGAAGCTACTATTATACGATCATTGAAAGGTTTATATGATCTTGATCCACGCTTGATGTTGTTTAaa gGATGGATGAACCAATTTCTCTATGATTATCGCCCAGAAACTTATCGACTTTCACTTACAATTTCTGTGTATGTTAGATTAAAAGGATCAATACTTATTATGTCTTATCCATATTATAAAGTTCCTAAAAGATCTTTATACAATGAAACCAAAcctaaattattgtttgttaaagAGTGCATGTACAAGTTgtcaaaatgtaaaattactttattacctcaaaatttagtaaataaaag aaaatggaGTAAAAAATACCCTATTTGTATAGAATTAAACTCAGATTCATTAATTGGTGTTAGACGctcattaaaatttagaaaatttattCAAGGACCAGATGAGTGGATGTGTAAAGATTATGTTACACCGTCATTACAAgctc AGTCATATTACGAGGAAATGTTGGAATGTGGCATATCAGATATGAAAGATGATTATGACTTTAAAAATGAAGCTAATTATTCTGAAAATAAgcaaaatgaaaagaaaaaattaaagactgat gTGAACCAAACTGATTCCAAAAATGACCGTAAAATAAATGAATCAGCGCCATGTACATCAAAAAATGCTGATAAATCAAATGACTTTGAAGAAGAAAATGAAGTAGATGGTGAATGGAAAACTGAttccgataaaatatatttatttgctaGAAATGACCCAGAAAAGGAATTATGGTTTCACCGATTAAATCTTTCTTCTGCATTTGATGTGGTAGCTGCTGATGAATTGACCAATAAGAAAAAGCAAAATGTAGAAGAACACAACAAATTTATCAAAGCTTATCTTGGTTATCTATTTAATGTTTACGAATTATCTAATTATCCAGTATTGactgatcaaaaaaaaaaagag aatTTGATTGCTGctcaaattaatgaaatttctgATGATCAACAGTATTTATGGTTAAATATGCTTTTGGGCCGTGTATGTTTTGATTACTTACAAAATCCTATAATACTTGAAATGATTGCTGACAAATTTCAAAGAAAGTTAAATGCTATAAGG ttACCAAAAGTAATGGATATGCTTGTGATTCGGAGCTTATGTTTTGGAAAGGGTGAGATTCCTTCTATACGCAGTGTATCAAAACCTTGGATAGATCATCGAGGAATATGGTTTGAAGTTGACATTTCTTATAATGGATCATTTCAAGCATCAGTTGATACTAAACTTAAccttatgaaattaaaaaaagaagaaactCGACAACAAAAAGAAGAAGT aaGAAGTGCTGTGTATGATTCTAATCAAGAAGATAGTGGTGAGACATCAAATGACGAAGGCCATACACGAGAGGATGTTAATTTTGCAGAAAGATTGTTTGAACAGCAGTCCTTAAATGATCCACCTCCACCACAAGGAAGCCGTATCACAAGGTTTATGGAAAATTGCTCTTCTGGTTTTCTTGAACTGAAATTTGTtagaaaagtttttgaaaatgttgctAAGAAGGAACTAACTCTTGTTATCGATGTGAAACAAATAGTTGGGACACTTATAATCAATTTGCCTCCACCGCCCACCGATCGTGTTTg GGTTTCTTTCAAAGGAAGTCCACAGATAAACTTTGAAGCTAAGCCAAAAGTAAATGATACTAATGTTCCACTCATGGATGTTCTTACTAAagctttacataatattttaattaaagaattTGAA AAAGTTATTGTTCTACCAAATATGATTGATTTTTCTATACCATTGATGAAtagtgaatattaa